From the genome of Triticum aestivum cultivar Chinese Spring chromosome 3B, IWGSC CS RefSeq v2.1, whole genome shotgun sequence, one region includes:
- the LOC123065023 gene encoding uncharacterized protein, producing the protein MSLKGYYEASLRPPTADAPAATEWDWGEVLLDSKAYMADKKNHTSAHCHFKRKQDGMEVEMWVTLCLAPPPRVSYFCCHAYCPDDHGGEEARLFFREPSMVATEGNLALVTLRNGRSHPSSSFSTCPISDYYEYFVYQAGVRELTRLRQPSREMLTGGADCFDADSIAVVPYRSNISTHAHPHKIHSTPPTPILGPASAHAHPQSFPFTPPTPILGPASAHAHPQSFPFTPPTSVLSPSVTGPSPKDDDDACDAYRIAALGHDYFHDSANGPYYLCIYDSKTQAWTRKPGAIPQPPPPSEYTCDMAITIGCGSSRGIVGWVDLWRGMLLSDVLADHTPFHLFRYVSLPERRHPLNSLPLAIDIAHFFRDIVFVKDSGTIRLVDLQVHANTSSPFSETPSGWTVVTWTMEVEGLHGDLENLGGLRFKQELELHSSDIENYNLPNSLFVSSPILSSGKDVILYLLTNISSETDRNSHVIAVDLKLKKLLGVKEFDMQRPTSYIRTSISSHLMPPVPKENMKRRAQASLGSSRKKQQQQPAVTNPGEGEGDVGNAMES; encoded by the exons ATGTCGCTCAAAGGGTATTACGAAGCCTCGTTGCGTCCGCCCACCGCGGATGCGCCGGCGGCGACAGAGTGGGACTGGGGGGAAGTCCTCCTCGACAGCAAAGCTTACATGGCCGACAAGAAAAACCACACCTCCGCCCACTGTCATTTCAAGAGGAAGCAGGACGGCATGGAGGTGGAGATgtgggtcaccttgtgcctcgccccgccgcctcgcgtcTCCTATTTCTGCTGCCACGCCTACTGCCCTGACGACCACGGTGGAGAAGAGGCCCGCTTGTTCTTCCGCGAGCCGTCCATGGTGGCCACTGAGGGTAACCTTGCCCTCGTCACCCTCCGCAACGGGCGCTCCCATCCCTCCTCCTCCTTCAGCACCTGCCCCATCAGTGACTACTACGAATACTTCGTCTACCAGGCGGGGGTGCGGGAACTCACCCGGCTCCGGCAACCATCCCGCGAGATGTTAACTGGGGGAGCTGACTGCTTCGATGCCGATTCGATTGCTGTCGTGCCTTACCGCAGCAACATTTCCACCCATGCTCACCCCCACAAAATCCACTCCACGCCCCCCACCCCCATCCTCGGCCCTGCCTCCGCTCATGCCCACCCCCAAAGCTTCCCCTTCACTCCCCCCACCCCCATCCTCGGCCCTGCCTCCGCTCATGCCCACCCCCAAAGCTTCCCCTTCACTCCTCCCACCTCAGTCCTCAGCCCCTCCGTCACCGGCCCTTCTCCCAAGGATGATGATGATGCCTGTGATGCCTATAGAATCGCAGCGCTTGGCCACGACTATTTCCATGACTCCGCCAATGGCCCATACTACCTGTGCATCTATGACTCCAAGACCCAGGCTTGGACCCGCAAGCCAGGTGCTATTCCACAGCCGCCGCCACCATCCGAGTATACGTGCGACATGGCCATCACCATCGGCTGCGGCTCCAGCCGTGGCATCGTGGGCTGGGTCGACCTATGGAGGGGCATGCTCCTCTCCGACGTGCTAGCCGACCACACCCCCTTCCACCTGTTTCGCTATGTCTCCCTTCCCGAGAGGAGGCATCCGCTAAATTCTCTCCCTCTTGCCATTGACATTGCACACTTCTTTAGGGACATTGTCTTTGTCAAAGACTCCGGCACCATCAGGTTAGTCGATCTTCAGGTCCACGCCAACACCAGCAGCCCTTTCTCTGAAACCCCTAGTGGCTGGACGGTGGTCACATGGACCATGGAGGTGGAGGGGCTTCATGGGGATTTGGAAAACCTGGGTGGTTTGCGTTTCAAGCAGGAGCTTGAACTTCATTCTAGTGATATCGAGAACTACAACTTGCCCAATTCTCTCTTCGTCTCCAGCCCCATTCTCAGCTCCGGCAAAGATGTCATCTTGTACCTCCTGACCAATATCAGCAGCGAAACCGACAGGAACTCACATGTGATTGCTGTTGACCTCAAGCTGAAGAAGCTGCTGGGGGTGAAGGAATTCGATATGCaaagacccaccagctacatacgAACTAGCATCTCCAGCCATCTCATGCCGCCAG TTCCAAAGGAGAATATGAAACGACGAGCGCAGGCATCTCTGGGATCCTCCCGCAAGAAGCAGCAACAGCAGCCTGCCGTCACTAACCCAGGGGAAGGAGAGGGTGATGTGGGGAATGCAATGGAATCATAG